A single genomic interval of Nostoc commune NIES-4072 harbors:
- a CDS encoding ScyD/ScyE family protein: MKLKSFALTSLTFCFAAICGTPSVQAASLTKIVDGISNARGVSFGPDGSLYVAEPGIGGNGNCQPSPSTLFQPICAGNSGSLVKVAPDGTKQRLLNNFESIAEQPSGNQGAGIADVQFDSKGNAYLITGFAGYPGNRDLETLNLGSKITLPPQQLATFPPSTPDKVLNTPLLAKLYQVDLNTGSLKSIFDFAKNEITNNPDKGDLVTNPYDLAINGDNAYVVDGGGNVAYKIKLDGSESQAIPIPKTIVSKSDLPPGLQLPPGLLEEVPGGKVALQAVPTGGAIGPDGALYVGEYTGFPYPAGKSRIFRIGDDLKPEVFLDGFTHITDLTFDEKGDLLVLQFSDKSQLGGDITNLPGSLIRVAPDGTRTTLVAAGQGLDSADGIDIGPDGKIYITNRGVGKGLGEVVRVDGLVTQTVPEPGSIVGLIALASVGATAAFAKRKRQHKLGELLPKAEIV, translated from the coding sequence ATGAAACTCAAATCATTTGCTCTTACATCTCTTACATTTTGTTTTGCTGCTATTTGCGGAACACCATCTGTACAAGCTGCATCACTAACGAAAATTGTCGATGGAATCAGTAATGCACGGGGTGTTAGCTTTGGCCCTGACGGCAGTCTTTACGTAGCAGAGCCAGGTATCGGAGGAAACGGAAATTGCCAACCATCTCCGAGTACCCTGTTCCAGCCTATCTGTGCTGGTAATAGTGGTTCACTGGTCAAAGTTGCACCAGACGGCACCAAACAGCGTCTACTTAATAACTTTGAGTCTATAGCAGAACAACCCAGTGGCAACCAAGGCGCTGGTATTGCAGACGTACAATTCGACTCTAAAGGAAATGCTTATCTGATCACTGGCTTTGCTGGTTATCCAGGGAACCGCGATCTAGAAACACTTAACCTTGGCTCTAAAATAACTCTCCCACCACAGCAACTTGCTACTTTTCCGCCATCAACACCCGATAAAGTTTTGAATACTCCGCTTCTAGCAAAACTCTACCAAGTTGACTTGAACACCGGATCTCTCAAAAGTATTTTTGACTTTGCCAAGAATGAAATCACCAACAATCCAGATAAGGGGGATCTAGTTACCAATCCTTATGATCTGGCGATTAATGGCGATAATGCTTATGTCGTTGACGGGGGCGGGAATGTTGCTTACAAAATTAAACTTGATGGAAGTGAGTCCCAGGCGATCCCAATTCCTAAAACCATTGTTAGTAAGTCAGATTTACCACCAGGATTACAATTACCTCCTGGGCTATTAGAAGAGGTTCCAGGAGGAAAAGTAGCACTTCAAGCAGTACCCACAGGTGGCGCAATTGGCCCCGATGGAGCTTTATACGTTGGTGAATATACGGGTTTTCCTTATCCAGCAGGAAAATCACGAATTTTCCGTATTGGCGATGATCTCAAACCAGAAGTTTTTCTGGATGGGTTTACACACATCACAGACCTAACCTTTGATGAGAAAGGCGATTTGCTCGTCTTACAGTTCAGCGACAAATCCCAGTTAGGGGGTGACATCACAAATCTACCTGGTTCTCTGATCCGAGTTGCTCCTGACGGCACTCGGACAACACTTGTTGCAGCAGGTCAAGGGCTAGATTCGGCTGATGGAATTGATATTGGCCCTGACGGCAAGATTTATATTACTAATCGCGGTGTCGGCAAAGGATTAGGGGAGGTTGTTCGAGTGGATGGTCTTGTTACACAAACAGTCCCCGAACCTGGTTCAATCGTTGGCTTAATAGCACTTGCTAGTGTAGGCGCAACTGCTGCTTTCGCCAAGCGCAAACGCCAACACAAGTTGGGTGAATTGCTACCCAAAGCAGAGATAGTTTAA
- the scyF gene encoding scytonemin biosynthesis PEP-CTERM protein ScyF (ScyF is a conserved protein in biosynthesis systems for the scytonemin, a Trp-derived cyanobacterial natural sunscreen, although it is not absolutely required.) — protein sequence MGLVKNFSIGILGTGLMVLATAAQAKAVTLTYDRSIGEPGFGPGQLFVPQGIAVDSQGNTLIANGRGINPTDGTPNYNLGNKIEKFSPSGQYIGAIGSGGTGPGQFDEPTTVDFNPVTGDLYAGDVYNNRINQFDSQGNFIRSFANGEFTPLVEGRFFFGPSGVTFDKTGNVYVGDFNGERILKFTPDGQQIGVIGGTNGTAPGQFQGVAGVRISPVSGNIFVADQYNNRVQVLDPNGNPLLAFGSAGSEPGQLLQPIGIEVDDQENVYVADSINSRVQVFDKNGNFLTSFGQPALDASGNPVPPPALTGPPFGNPLDLTPGRFNWTGGTALKDGKLYVGDFFQGRVQVLNVEGTKQVPEPSSALSLALLGLGAATITLRKRGQQKPVFSLEK from the coding sequence ATGGGATTAGTCAAAAATTTCTCAATCGGCATTCTCGGTACTGGATTGATGGTGCTGGCAACAGCAGCCCAAGCCAAGGCTGTAACATTAACTTACGACAGAAGTATCGGCGAACCTGGCTTCGGTCCTGGGCAACTGTTTGTTCCCCAAGGGATAGCGGTGGATAGCCAAGGGAATACCCTCATAGCTAACGGACGCGGTATTAACCCGACGGATGGTACTCCTAACTACAACCTCGGTAACAAAATTGAAAAATTTAGTCCAAGCGGTCAGTATATTGGAGCAATTGGCTCCGGCGGCACAGGGCCCGGACAATTTGACGAGCCAACAACTGTAGACTTTAATCCCGTAACAGGGGATTTGTATGCAGGTGATGTTTACAACAACCGCATCAATCAATTCGATTCTCAGGGTAACTTTATTAGATCCTTTGCAAATGGAGAATTTACCCCTCTCGTAGAGGGTAGGTTTTTCTTTGGTCCATCTGGTGTAACATTTGACAAAACTGGCAACGTTTACGTAGGTGATTTTAACGGCGAAAGAATCCTTAAATTCACACCTGACGGACAGCAAATTGGTGTCATTGGTGGCACCAATGGCACTGCGCCTGGGCAATTCCAAGGTGTAGCAGGTGTAAGAATTTCCCCCGTTAGTGGAAATATCTTTGTAGCTGACCAGTATAATAACCGCGTTCAAGTACTCGATCCAAATGGTAATCCTCTGTTGGCATTTGGTTCAGCAGGTAGCGAACCTGGACAGCTTCTTCAGCCAATTGGCATCGAAGTGGACGACCAAGAGAATGTTTATGTAGCTGATTCTATCAACAGCCGCGTTCAGGTGTTTGATAAAAACGGTAACTTTTTGACTTCCTTCGGTCAACCAGCCCTAGATGCATCAGGTAACCCTGTACCGCCTCCAGCATTAACTGGCCCTCCTTTTGGCAACCCTCTTGACCTCACTCCAGGCAGATTTAACTGGACTGGTGGTACAGCCCTCAAAGATGGCAAGCTGTATGTAGGCGATTTCTTCCAAGGTCGCGTCCAAGTGCTAAATGTAGAAGGCACAAAGCAAGTACCGGAGCCAAGTTCAGCACTGAGTCTAGCATTGCTCGGACTTGGGGCTGCTACTATCACATTGCGGAAACGTGGACAACAAAAGCCAGTCTTCAGTTTAGAGAAGTAA
- a CDS encoding glycosyltransferase family 4 protein — MQILIYSYNYHPEPIGIAPLMTELAEGLVKRGHQVRVITGMPNYPQRQIYDGYRGKLYVTEHKNGVKIQRSYLRIKSKPNLIDRLMLELSFVFTSLPQALKGERPDVILLTVPPLLVCLPATLIAWLYNCPVVLNVQDILPEAAVRVGLIKNKLMIQALEALEKFAYRTAHTISVIADGFVDNLINKGVSANKIACIPNWVNLNFIRPLPKENNSWRATHQLDDKFVVLYSGNIALTQGLETVIEAAARLRHINDIVFAIAGEPQALERLQKHCLACGADNVLLLPLEPREKLPQMLAAADVGLIVQKSNVISFNMPSKIPLLLASGRPIVGSVPDAGTAAKAIKESGGGIIVEPESADALAAAVLNLYNQPELAAQLGREGRKFAVENYSFEQALDRYEELFYDAIAKKATTLDILPELSSKESLVDQDFLVHTSPLVVEKTNHIKLIKTKSPMRVLSQGQMTNDK, encoded by the coding sequence ATGCAAATTCTGATTTATTCATACAATTATCATCCAGAACCAATTGGTATTGCACCTTTGATGACTGAACTAGCAGAAGGGCTGGTAAAGCGAGGGCATCAAGTGCGGGTAATCACAGGTATGCCTAACTATCCTCAGCGTCAGATTTACGATGGGTATCGGGGTAAGCTATACGTTACTGAACATAAAAATGGTGTCAAAATTCAGCGTAGTTACCTGCGGATTAAGTCTAAGCCTAACCTTATAGATAGGCTAATGCTAGAGTTAAGCTTTGTCTTTACAAGTTTGCCACAAGCGCTGAAGGGCGAGCGACCTGATGTAATACTCTTAACAGTGCCGCCATTACTAGTTTGTTTACCTGCAACCTTAATAGCTTGGCTATACAATTGTCCAGTAGTGCTGAATGTGCAAGATATCCTGCCGGAAGCTGCTGTGCGTGTTGGGCTGATTAAAAATAAGTTGATGATTCAAGCTCTGGAAGCTTTAGAAAAATTTGCCTACCGAACTGCACATACCATTAGCGTGATTGCCGATGGCTTTGTAGATAATTTAATAAATAAAGGTGTATCGGCTAATAAAATTGCCTGCATTCCAAATTGGGTGAATCTAAATTTTATCCGCCCTTTACCGAAAGAGAATAACTCTTGGAGAGCTACCCATCAACTCGATGATAAATTTGTAGTACTTTATTCAGGTAATATTGCTCTGACCCAAGGTTTAGAGACAGTCATAGAAGCAGCAGCTCGGTTGCGTCATATTAATGATATTGTCTTTGCGATCGCAGGCGAACCCCAAGCTCTCGAAAGGTTGCAAAAACATTGTCTTGCTTGTGGTGCAGATAACGTTTTGCTGTTACCCTTGGAACCGCGAGAAAAACTACCGCAAATGTTAGCAGCCGCAGATGTGGGGTTGATTGTGCAAAAGAGCAATGTGATTTCTTTCAATATGCCTTCTAAAATACCACTGCTGTTAGCCAGTGGCCGCCCAATTGTCGGTTCAGTCCCAGATGCGGGGACTGCTGCCAAAGCTATCAAAGAAAGTGGTGGCGGTATTATCGTTGAGCCAGAGTCAGCAGATGCTTTGGCTGCGGCAGTATTAAATTTATACAATCAGCCGGAATTAGCAGCGCAATTAGGGCGCGAAGGAAGAAAGTTTGCAGTAGAAAACTATTCCTTTGAGCAAGCATTAGATCGGTATGAAGAGTTATTTTATGATGCGATCGCCAAAAAAGCAACAACTTTGGATATCTTACCCGAATTGAGTTCTAAAGAATCACTTGTCGATCAAGACTTTCTCGTACATACCTCGCCCCTTGTAGTCGAAAAAACTAATCATATCAAACTAATTAAAACCAAATCCCCTATGCGCGTGCTATCTCAAGGACAAATGACAAATGACAAATGA
- the tyrA gene encoding bifunctional chorismate mutase/prephenate dehydrogenase, with the protein MTNSDQLKKTDQSLIALLSDRISLLAASEQPSLDEQLADVAPLLAQAGIPESVWASVINSCHATLILKSTTNHVAPRQVTIIGGRGRMGRLFQEQLSLVGHNISILEHEDWEYADKLLSQAELVLVSVPIEHTVDVIKRAAKYLGTNTALCDITSVKTQPTQAMLEHHSGPVMGLHPMFGPNIKSFLGQKVVVCPGRNDDSFQWLLDFLKSKGGELIVCTPEEHDQMMVIIQATQHFCRFSLGVFLAQVKVDIKQSLTMSTPNYRQEIDIVKRLFSQNPNLCVDIMLATEERCNAISFLAKTYSRLARLVARKDRDALIQEFETTQSFFEEKTNAFLQPLNTTVQRDFKPQMHTNISI; encoded by the coding sequence ATGACTAATTCAGATCAGCTTAAAAAAACTGACCAAAGTTTGATCGCCCTACTTAGCGATCGCATATCATTATTAGCAGCATCAGAACAACCTTCTTTAGATGAACAACTGGCTGATGTGGCTCCCCTCCTCGCTCAAGCTGGTATTCCTGAGTCTGTTTGGGCAAGTGTAATAAATAGTTGTCATGCTACTCTAATTCTTAAATCTACAACAAATCATGTCGCTCCCCGACAAGTTACCATCATCGGTGGACGCGGCAGGATGGGAAGATTATTTCAAGAGCAGCTTTCGCTAGTAGGTCACAATATTAGCATTCTCGAACATGAAGATTGGGAATACGCAGATAAACTGTTAAGTCAGGCAGAATTAGTATTAGTAAGCGTTCCTATTGAACATACAGTTGATGTTATCAAACGTGCAGCTAAATACCTTGGAACCAATACAGCTTTGTGTGACATCACGAGCGTAAAAACTCAGCCAACTCAGGCGATGCTCGAACATCATTCTGGCCCAGTCATGGGTTTACATCCAATGTTTGGGCCAAATATCAAATCGTTTTTGGGACAAAAGGTCGTAGTATGCCCAGGTCGAAACGATGATTCATTTCAGTGGTTATTAGACTTTCTCAAAAGTAAAGGTGGAGAATTAATTGTTTGCACGCCTGAAGAACACGATCAAATGATGGTGATTATTCAAGCAACGCAACATTTTTGTAGATTTAGTCTCGGTGTTTTCTTAGCACAAGTAAAAGTAGATATAAAGCAGAGCTTAACAATGTCAACACCTAACTATCGTCAAGAAATTGACATTGTTAAACGTTTGTTTTCCCAAAATCCTAATTTATGTGTTGATATTATGCTAGCTACAGAAGAACGGTGTAATGCAATTAGCTTTTTAGCTAAAACTTACAGCCGTTTAGCAAGACTGGTAGCAAGGAAAGATAGAGACGCATTAATTCAGGAATTTGAAACTACTCAAAGCTTTTTTGAAGAAAAAACCAACGCTTTTCTTCAGCCTTTAAATACAACGGTTCAAAGAGATTTTAAACCACAAATGCACACAAATATTAGCATTTAA
- a CDS encoding DsbA family oxidoreductase, producing MLIDIFHDPVCPWCRIGKKHLFDALAKWPEKEVDIRWHPFILDNTIPADGYEFHSFMQNRKGIKAEELQYLFESTQYAGEMAGVKLNFDKIRLAVNTKLSHRLITLAPAKVKNDVVEAIYKAYFEDGLNIGNIEVLIAIGRAYQMDSRELRQQLSDDAVIKAFVAESIFARPNGINSVPFFIINNKVKINGSHSVDIFLQALNRATLVNI from the coding sequence ATGCTGATAGACATCTTTCACGATCCCGTTTGTCCCTGGTGCAGAATCGGTAAAAAGCATCTGTTTGATGCATTGGCAAAATGGCCAGAAAAAGAAGTAGATATCCGGTGGCATCCCTTTATTCTCGATAATACTATTCCTGCTGACGGATACGAATTTCACAGCTTTATGCAAAATAGAAAAGGTATAAAAGCCGAAGAACTACAATATCTGTTTGAATCTACGCAATATGCAGGTGAGATGGCTGGAGTCAAGCTAAATTTTGACAAAATCCGTTTGGCTGTCAATACTAAGCTTTCGCACCGACTGATTACACTTGCACCAGCAAAGGTAAAAAACGATGTCGTAGAAGCCATTTATAAAGCTTATTTTGAAGACGGTTTGAACATCGGAAATATTGAAGTTCTGATTGCCATAGGTAGAGCTTACCAAATGGATTCTAGGGAATTACGCCAGCAATTGAGCGATGATGCTGTGATTAAAGCTTTCGTAGCGGAATCGATATTTGCTCGCCCGAATGGCATCAACAGCGTGCCGTTTTTCATTATCAATAATAAAGTCAAGATCAATGGTTCTCACTCAGTAGACATTTTTCTTCAAGCTTTGAATCGTGCCACACTTGTAAATATATAA